In one Streptomyces sp. NBC_01241 genomic region, the following are encoded:
- a CDS encoding sensor histidine kinase produces MEAPHKTRTDALIAGGAGALSAVLALLTDPARTPDALGWALLIASAVPIAWRRRSPLLALLAMIPLLVPYHALDNAHTAPMPQTWIALYTVAVTGRPLRTLLTGIGVLSVMVTVVLTINAHQGLELLRISGWVVAVLFCGVDMRVYRQYMASVLERAERAERTREEEARRRVAEERLRIARDLHDLLAHSITLIGVQTSVASHILTADPGRLDRYAIATALEDIAETCRGARAELRTTLEVLRDGGNDGGHGRSGAEDPLPGLAALPGLVRAAEAAGAQVDLAVHPPAGRLAPATGAAVYRIVQESLTNAVRHGGAGVQVSVAVAPDGDGALRVTVTDDGTGPPKDGSTPGFGMVGMRERARSTGGTLDAGPRPGGGFEVSALLPFQEGEPTP; encoded by the coding sequence ATGGAAGCGCCGCACAAGACGCGCACCGACGCCCTCATAGCCGGGGGCGCCGGTGCGCTCTCCGCCGTACTCGCCCTGCTCACCGACCCCGCCCGCACGCCCGACGCGCTCGGCTGGGCGCTCCTGATCGCGAGCGCCGTACCGATCGCCTGGCGGCGGCGCAGCCCGCTGCTCGCGCTGCTCGCCATGATCCCGCTCCTCGTCCCGTACCACGCGCTCGACAACGCGCACACGGCACCGATGCCGCAGACCTGGATCGCGCTCTACACCGTGGCGGTGACCGGCCGGCCGCTGCGCACGCTGCTGACCGGGATCGGTGTCCTGTCCGTCATGGTGACGGTGGTGCTCACCATCAACGCCCATCAGGGCCTGGAACTGCTGCGCATCTCCGGCTGGGTCGTCGCCGTGCTGTTCTGCGGCGTCGACATGCGTGTCTACCGCCAGTACATGGCCTCCGTGCTGGAGCGCGCCGAACGCGCGGAGCGCACCCGCGAGGAGGAGGCCCGGCGGCGGGTCGCCGAGGAGCGGCTGCGGATCGCCCGCGATCTGCACGATCTGCTGGCCCACAGCATCACCCTCATCGGTGTGCAGACCTCGGTGGCCTCGCACATCCTGACCGCCGACCCGGGCCGGCTCGACCGGTACGCGATCGCCACGGCACTGGAGGACATCGCCGAGACCTGCCGGGGGGCCAGGGCTGAGCTGCGCACCACCCTGGAGGTGCTGCGCGACGGCGGGAACGACGGCGGCCACGGCCGGTCCGGCGCCGAAGACCCGCTGCCCGGCCTGGCGGCGCTGCCCGGTCTCGTACGGGCCGCCGAGGCGGCCGGCGCACAGGTCGACCTCGCGGTGCACCCACCGGCCGGCCGGCTCGCCCCGGCGACCGGCGCGGCCGTGTACCGCATCGTGCAGGAGTCGCTGACCAACGCGGTACGGCACGGCGGAGCCGGGGTACAGGTCAGCGTCGCTGTGGCACCGGACGGCGACGGCGCGCTGCGGGTCACGGTCACCGACGACGGCACAGGCCCCCCGAAGGACGGCTCCACTCCCGGGTTCGGCATGGTGGGCATGCGGGAACGGGCCCGCAGCACCGGCGGCACGCTGGACGCGGGACCCCGCCCCGGCGGCGGCTTCGAGGTCTCCGCGCTGCTGCCGTTCCAGGAGGGGGAGCCCACACCTTGA
- the leuA gene encoding 2-isopropylmalate synthase, which produces MTVVNPAQPATDTAVGRPTPITNATQLQKPSGMPIHKYGHYEAVEIPDRTWPDNRITVAPRWLSTDLRDGNQALIDPMSPARKREMFDLLVRMGYKEIEVGFPSSGETDFAFVRSIIEEGAIPEDVTISVLTQAREDLIERTVESLVGAHRATVHLYNATAPTFRRVVFRGSKDDIKQIAVDGTRLVMEYAEKLLGPETIFGYQYSPEIFTDTELDFALEVCEAVCDVWQPEEGREIILNLPATVERSTPSTHADRFEWMSRNLSRREHICLSVHPHNDRGTAVAAAELAIMAGADRIEGCLFGQGERTGNVDLVTLGMNLFSQGVDPQIDFSQIDEIRRTSEYCNQMEVHPRHPYAGDLVYTAFSGSHQDAIKKGFDAMEADAAAQGKTVDDLEWAVPYLPIDPKDVGRSYEAVIRVNSQSGKGGIAYVLKNDHKLDLPRRMQIEFSRIIQAKTDAEGGEVTPTQIWSTFQDEYLPNADDAAAQWGRVQIRSGQTTTGSDGRDTITVEATVDGTDTVLTGTGNGPISAFFEALQAIGIDARLLDYTEHTMSEGASSQAASYIECAIDGKVLWGIGIDANTTRASLKAVVSAVNRATR; this is translated from the coding sequence ATGACCGTCGTAAATCCCGCTCAGCCCGCTACTGACACCGCTGTCGGCCGCCCCACGCCGATCACCAACGCCACTCAGCTGCAGAAGCCGTCCGGGATGCCGATCCACAAGTACGGCCACTACGAGGCCGTCGAGATCCCCGACCGCACCTGGCCGGACAACCGGATCACCGTCGCGCCCCGCTGGCTCTCCACCGACCTGCGCGACGGCAACCAGGCGCTGATCGACCCGATGTCGCCGGCCCGCAAGCGCGAGATGTTCGACCTGCTCGTACGCATGGGCTACAAGGAGATCGAGGTCGGCTTCCCGTCCTCCGGTGAGACCGACTTCGCGTTCGTCCGCTCCATCATCGAAGAGGGCGCGATCCCCGAGGACGTGACGATCTCCGTCCTGACGCAGGCCCGCGAGGACCTGATCGAGCGGACCGTGGAGTCCCTCGTCGGCGCCCACCGCGCGACCGTGCACCTGTACAACGCGACGGCGCCCACCTTCCGCCGGGTCGTCTTCCGCGGCTCGAAGGACGACATCAAGCAGATCGCCGTGGACGGCACCCGGCTGGTCATGGAGTACGCGGAGAAGCTGCTGGGTCCGGAGACGATCTTCGGCTACCAGTACAGCCCCGAGATCTTCACCGACACCGAGCTGGACTTCGCCCTGGAGGTCTGCGAGGCGGTCTGCGACGTCTGGCAGCCGGAGGAGGGCCGCGAGATCATCCTCAACCTGCCCGCCACCGTGGAGCGTTCGACCCCTTCCACGCACGCGGACCGGTTCGAGTGGATGTCGCGCAACCTGTCGCGCCGCGAGCACATCTGCCTGTCGGTCCACCCGCACAACGACCGCGGCACCGCCGTCGCCGCCGCCGAACTGGCCATCATGGCCGGTGCGGACCGGATCGAGGGCTGCCTGTTCGGCCAGGGCGAGCGCACCGGCAACGTCGACCTGGTCACGCTGGGCATGAACCTGTTCTCGCAGGGCGTCGACCCGCAGATCGACTTCTCGCAGATCGACGAGATCCGCCGCACCAGCGAGTACTGCAACCAGATGGAGGTCCACCCGCGCCACCCCTACGCGGGCGACCTGGTCTACACCGCCTTCTCCGGCTCCCACCAGGACGCCATCAAGAAGGGCTTCGACGCCATGGAGGCCGACGCGGCCGCCCAGGGCAAGACCGTCGACGACCTCGAGTGGGCGGTGCCGTACCTGCCGATCGACCCGAAGGACGTCGGCCGCAGTTACGAGGCCGTCATCCGGGTCAACTCGCAGTCCGGCAAGGGCGGAATCGCCTACGTCCTGAAGAACGACCACAAGCTGGACCTGCCGCGCCGGATGCAGATCGAGTTCTCCCGGATCATTCAGGCCAAGACCGATGCCGAGGGCGGCGAGGTCACGCCGACGCAGATCTGGTCCACGTTCCAGGACGAGTACCTGCCGAACGCGGACGACGCTGCGGCTCAATGGGGTCGCGTACAGATCCGCTCCGGCCAGACCACGACCGGCTCCGACGGCCGGGACACGATCACCGTCGAGGCGACCGTGGACGGTACGGACACGGTGCTGACCGGCACCGGCAACGGCCCGATCTCCGCGTTCTTCGAAGCGCTGCAGGCCATCGGCATCGACGCCCGTCTGCTGGACTACACCGAACACACCATGAGCGAGGGCGCCAGCTCCCAGGCCGCCTCGTACATCGAGTGCGCGATCGACGGAAAGGTCCTGTGGGGCATCGGCATCGACGCCAACACCACGCGTGCCTCGCTGAAGGCGGTCGTCTCGGCCGTCAACCGCGCCACCCGCTGA
- a CDS encoding GTPase Era: MGAMSVRPDTEAAAQQAVNNAPHRAGFACFVGRPNAGKSTLTNALVGQKVAITSNRPQTTRHTVRGIVHREDAQLILVDTPGLHKPRTLLGERLNDVVRTTWAEVDVIGFCLPADQKLGPGDKYIVKELAGIKKTPKIAVITKTDLVDSKQLAEQLLAVSRLGEELGFEWAEIIPVSAVKAEQEAGRSPSNKGGGGRGAGQVSLLADLIAPLLPESPPLYPEGDLTDEPEMVMVAELIREAALEGVRDELPHSIAVVVEEMLPRENRPADKPLLDIHANVYIERPSQKGIIIGPKGKRLKDVGTKSRKHIEALLGTPVFLDLHVKVAKDWQRDPKQLRKLGF, from the coding sequence ATGGGCGCCATGAGCGTTCGACCTGACACAGAAGCCGCTGCACAGCAGGCTGTGAACAACGCCCCCCACCGGGCCGGCTTCGCCTGCTTCGTGGGCCGCCCCAACGCGGGCAAGTCCACCCTCACGAACGCTCTGGTCGGCCAGAAGGTGGCGATCACCTCCAACCGGCCCCAGACCACGCGGCACACCGTGCGCGGCATCGTGCACCGCGAGGACGCCCAGCTGATCCTGGTCGACACCCCGGGCCTCCACAAGCCGCGCACGCTGCTGGGCGAGCGTCTCAACGACGTCGTGCGGACCACCTGGGCCGAGGTCGACGTCATCGGCTTCTGCCTGCCCGCCGACCAGAAGCTCGGCCCCGGCGACAAGTACATCGTCAAGGAACTCGCGGGCATCAAGAAGACCCCGAAGATCGCCGTCATCACCAAGACCGACCTGGTCGACTCCAAGCAGCTCGCCGAACAGCTGCTCGCCGTCTCCCGCCTCGGCGAGGAGCTCGGCTTCGAGTGGGCCGAGATCATTCCGGTCTCCGCGGTGAAGGCGGAGCAGGAGGCGGGACGCAGTCCCTCGAACAAGGGTGGTGGTGGGAGAGGGGCCGGCCAGGTGAGCCTGCTGGCCGATCTGATCGCGCCGCTGCTCCCGGAGAGCCCGCCGCTCTACCCGGAGGGCGACCTCACGGACGAGCCCGAGATGGTCATGGTCGCGGAGCTGATCCGGGAGGCCGCGCTCGAAGGCGTACGGGACGAGCTGCCGCACTCCATCGCGGTCGTCGTCGAGGAGATGCTGCCGCGCGAGAACCGTCCGGCGGACAAGCCGCTGCTCGACATCCACGCCAACGTCTACATCGAGCGCCCCAGCCAGAAGGGCATCATCATCGGCCCGAAGGGCAAGCGCCTGAAGGACGTCGGCACCAAGTCGCGCAAGCACATCGAGGCCCTGCTCGGCACGCCGGTCTTCCTGGACCTGCACGTGAAGGTGGCCAAGGACTGGCAGCGCGACCCGAAGCAGCTGCGGAAACTCGGGTTCTGA
- a CDS encoding protealysin inhibitor emfourin translates to MRIQVSRTGGFAGIARHREVDTTGRADAGEWEALAESALAAGHDTPPPGVPDGFQYRITIGDRTIHCADPKLTDAQRALISRVLKEGA, encoded by the coding sequence ATGCGGATCCAGGTCAGCAGGACCGGCGGCTTCGCCGGCATCGCACGCCACCGCGAGGTCGACACCACCGGACGGGCCGACGCCGGGGAGTGGGAAGCCCTGGCCGAATCGGCGCTGGCCGCGGGCCACGACACCCCGCCCCCGGGCGTCCCGGACGGCTTCCAGTACCGGATCACGATCGGCGACCGCACGATCCACTGCGCGGACCCGAAGCTGACCGACGCCCAGCGCGCGCTGATCTCACGCGTCCTGAAGGAGGGCGCGTGA
- a CDS encoding M4 family metallopeptidase: MQPQSQHGFRPVFCTIVPPHVLDKLSQSDNPDLAGPARRTLESDAARRTRRQMATVVTVPTARTTEGEASDKPDRTLYDCRHRTRLPGTKVRAEGQEPTKDASVNRAYAGLGATFELLLTAYGRRSIDGNGLPLIGSVHYDDKYNNAFFDGEQMVFGDGDGEIFLDFTVAIDVIAHELTHGLTQYTANLSYYGQSGALNESVSDVFGSLVKQYSLGQSADRADWLIGAGLLAPGVQGDALRSMKAPGTAYDDDVLGKDPQPAKMEDYVHTSEDNGGVHLNSGIPNRAFYLLATALGGNAWERAGQLWFDVLTGGQLAVDADFASFARLTVAAARSRFGEGDEAEAVLKAWSEVGVPTA, encoded by the coding sequence ATGCAGCCTCAGTCTCAGCACGGGTTCCGCCCCGTCTTCTGCACCATCGTGCCGCCCCATGTCCTCGACAAGCTGTCGCAGTCCGACAACCCCGATCTGGCGGGCCCCGCCCGCCGAACCCTGGAGAGCGACGCCGCCCGCCGCACCCGCCGCCAGATGGCCACGGTCGTCACCGTGCCCACCGCCCGCACGACCGAGGGGGAAGCCTCCGACAAGCCCGACCGGACCCTGTACGACTGCCGCCACCGCACCCGGCTGCCCGGCACCAAGGTCCGCGCGGAGGGCCAGGAGCCGACAAAGGACGCGAGCGTCAACCGCGCGTACGCGGGGCTCGGAGCCACCTTCGAACTGCTGCTCACGGCGTACGGCCGCCGTTCGATCGACGGCAACGGGCTGCCGCTGATCGGATCGGTGCACTATGACGACAAATACAACAACGCCTTCTTCGACGGCGAGCAGATGGTCTTCGGCGACGGGGACGGCGAGATCTTCCTGGACTTCACCGTCGCCATCGACGTGATCGCCCACGAGCTGACGCACGGCCTCACCCAGTACACGGCCAATCTGAGCTACTACGGCCAGTCCGGCGCGCTCAACGAATCGGTGTCCGACGTCTTCGGCTCCCTGGTCAAGCAGTACTCACTGGGCCAGAGCGCCGACCGGGCCGACTGGCTGATCGGCGCCGGACTGCTGGCACCCGGCGTCCAGGGCGATGCCCTGCGCTCCATGAAGGCGCCGGGAACCGCGTACGACGACGACGTGCTCGGCAAGGACCCGCAGCCCGCGAAGATGGAGGACTACGTCCACACCAGCGAGGACAACGGCGGGGTGCATCTCAATTCGGGCATCCCGAACCGCGCGTTCTATCTGCTGGCGACGGCACTCGGCGGCAATGCGTGGGAGCGGGCCGGGCAGCTCTGGTTCGATGTGCTCACAGGTGGTCAACTGGCCGTGGACGCGGACTTCGCCTCCTTCGCCCGGTTGACGGTGGCCGCGGCCCGCAGCCGCTTCGGGGAAGGCGACGAGGCGGAGGCGGTCCTGAAGGCATGGTCGGAGGTGGGCGTACCGACCGCGTAG
- a CDS encoding beta-xylosidase has translation MRPTVRRISVRRSGARTRPARGRRWAAALGVGALVVAGGGGLASPAQATMTASAPVDFPTHCIPPAIAGIPPIDGTTKAEITVDNAAPMVGDMVTVTYTVVEPAASNPVDLALPADIMTPTGKVTVGGAQSASITVAGPKKNDPVPGKGNFPSFSMTGTFTVTAPGQITLSPGDYNIHTSYIMELDTPCTVTDPPAPVSETIIATDGGGQVNERAIQLGAASGKAGDAVTVTGSKFTPGADVTLAGRAGDQQTADTATVKADGSGGFSGRLTVSDPATTGIVAYEGAGWDAAKGAGPQAYTVTSGGGEPPDGSQRLNTSVKAGTLSMVQAGDTVEMSAVDFGKGGASRGSLQTVTVEDYRGGPAGWSLTGKVTDFKGPGGATIGASALAWTPVCATKSGSASTCAAGSEGPVGSAGATLASAPNGTLTGGEFTVDARLALTVPAYTAPGAYSGVLTLTLT, from the coding sequence ATGCGTCCGACCGTACGAAGAATCAGCGTGCGAAGATCCGGTGCCCGAACACGTCCCGCGCGCGGCCGCCGCTGGGCCGCCGCGCTGGGTGTGGGTGCGCTCGTCGTCGCGGGGGGAGGGGGGCTCGCGAGCCCCGCGCAGGCCACCATGACGGCCTCCGCGCCGGTGGACTTCCCCACGCACTGCATCCCGCCGGCCATCGCGGGCATCCCGCCGATCGACGGGACGACGAAGGCCGAGATCACCGTCGACAACGCCGCCCCGATGGTGGGCGACATGGTCACGGTCACGTACACCGTCGTCGAACCGGCCGCGAGCAACCCGGTCGATCTGGCGCTGCCCGCCGACATCATGACGCCGACCGGCAAGGTCACCGTCGGCGGCGCGCAGTCCGCGAGCATCACCGTCGCTGGCCCGAAGAAGAACGATCCGGTCCCCGGCAAGGGCAACTTCCCGTCGTTCTCGATGACCGGCACCTTCACGGTCACCGCGCCCGGCCAGATCACGCTGTCGCCGGGCGACTACAACATCCACACCAGCTACATCATGGAGCTGGACACCCCGTGCACGGTGACGGACCCGCCCGCTCCCGTCTCCGAGACGATCATCGCGACGGACGGCGGCGGCCAGGTCAACGAGCGTGCCATCCAGCTCGGGGCCGCATCCGGCAAGGCCGGTGACGCGGTCACCGTGACCGGGTCGAAGTTCACCCCGGGCGCGGACGTCACGCTCGCGGGCCGGGCCGGCGACCAGCAGACCGCCGACACGGCCACCGTCAAGGCGGACGGCTCCGGCGGCTTCAGCGGCCGGCTGACCGTCAGCGATCCGGCCACCACCGGCATCGTCGCCTACGAGGGCGCCGGCTGGGACGCGGCCAAGGGGGCGGGCCCGCAGGCCTACACCGTCACGAGTGGCGGCGGGGAGCCCCCGGACGGCAGCCAGCGGCTCAACACGTCCGTCAAGGCGGGCACGCTCTCCATGGTCCAGGCCGGGGACACCGTCGAGATGTCGGCGGTCGACTTCGGGAAGGGCGGCGCCTCCCGCGGCTCCCTCCAGACGGTGACGGTCGAGGACTACCGCGGCGGACCCGCCGGCTGGTCCCTGACCGGAAAGGTCACCGACTTCAAGGGCCCCGGCGGCGCGACGATCGGTGCGTCCGCTCTCGCCTGGACCCCGGTCTGCGCGACGAAGTCCGGCAGCGCCAGCACCTGCGCGGCCGGTTCCGAGGGCCCGGTCGGCAGCGCGGGCGCCACGCTGGCATCCGCACCGAACGGGACCCTCACCGGCGGTGAGTTCACCGTCGACGCCCGGCTCGCGCTGACCGTACCGGCGTACACCGCCCCCGGCGCGTACTCCGGCGTGCTCACTCTCACGCTCACGTGA
- a CDS encoding MMPL family transporter — protein sequence MRAAVESRGTRSRPGNRRRVLPWAILALWVAAIALAGPLAGKLGGVETNRAVDYLPASADSTQVAKVQDALPGGEATELVLVYHRDGGLTAADRALAAEQTARIASSHPLTGTPRAVPSEDGTTLMYPVSSTGPGQDDDARNAFVDDIRAVAEGGGGLSVDVGGPGALITDAKKVYASLGGPLLYTTVAVVAILLILIYRSPLLWLVPLVVAGVADVLSMAVMYGLNRGFDITVTGQGSAVMTILVFGAGTDYALLLVSRYREELGRFVRPYDAMVAALRGCGPAVVASSGTVATGLLCLLAADLTSSRGMGPIAAVGVLCALLAMTTLLPALLVLLGRRVFWPLVPAYGGVPARRRSLFAAMGGTAGRRPVAVLACGGVLLGALALGAFKLPGDLKQEDSFSSKPESIAAMQTLAAAYPGRSTQPITVITPTERAGATLAKARATEGVAAVARGRSGGGWTELSVVATDRPESPGERATIKALRDSLDGSHVGGPSAQQMDAETANDRDLKAVVPLVLISVLLILIALLRSLVAPLLLVAAVVAVWGASLGIGGLFFGPLFGMKGTDPGLPLLSFVFLVALGVDYGIFLMHRVREETLSGAAPTTAALTALRTTGGVIASAGLVLAATFGVLLNMPIVSLVQMGFVVAVGVLLDTFLVRTYLVTSASVALQRKIWWPGALSRRPAVPDGPREAELLTTG from the coding sequence ATGAGGGCCGCAGTGGAATCACGTGGTACGAGGTCGCGGCCGGGCAACCGGCGGCGCGTACTGCCCTGGGCGATCCTGGCGCTCTGGGTCGCCGCGATCGCGCTCGCCGGGCCGTTGGCGGGCAAGCTCGGCGGCGTAGAGACCAACCGTGCCGTCGACTACCTCCCGGCGAGCGCCGACTCCACCCAGGTGGCGAAGGTCCAGGACGCGCTGCCCGGCGGTGAGGCCACCGAACTCGTGCTCGTCTACCACCGCGACGGCGGACTGACCGCCGCCGACCGGGCCCTGGCCGCCGAGCAGACCGCCCGGATCGCGAGCTCTCACCCGCTCACCGGGACCCCGCGCGCCGTCCCGTCCGAGGACGGCACGACGCTGATGTACCCGGTCTCCTCCACCGGCCCGGGACAGGACGACGACGCCAGGAACGCCTTCGTCGACGACATCCGCGCGGTCGCCGAGGGCGGCGGCGGACTGAGCGTCGACGTCGGCGGGCCGGGGGCGCTGATCACCGACGCGAAGAAGGTCTACGCGTCCCTCGGCGGACCGCTGCTCTACACGACCGTCGCCGTCGTGGCGATCCTGCTGATCCTCATCTATCGCAGCCCGCTGCTGTGGCTGGTGCCGCTCGTCGTCGCGGGCGTCGCCGACGTCCTGTCCATGGCCGTGATGTACGGGCTCAACCGTGGCTTCGATATCACCGTCACCGGCCAGGGCTCCGCCGTGATGACCATCCTCGTCTTCGGCGCGGGCACCGACTACGCGCTGCTGCTCGTCTCCCGCTACCGGGAGGAACTCGGCCGCTTCGTCCGGCCGTACGACGCCATGGTCGCCGCCCTGCGCGGCTGCGGGCCCGCCGTCGTCGCCTCCTCGGGCACCGTCGCCACCGGTCTGCTGTGCCTGCTTGCGGCCGACCTCACCAGCAGCCGGGGCATGGGCCCCATCGCCGCCGTCGGGGTGCTCTGTGCGCTGCTCGCCATGACGACGCTGCTGCCGGCGCTGCTGGTGCTGCTCGGCCGCCGGGTGTTCTGGCCGCTCGTCCCCGCGTACGGCGGCGTGCCCGCCCGGCGACGTTCGCTGTTCGCCGCGATGGGCGGTACGGCCGGGCGCAGGCCGGTGGCCGTGCTCGCCTGCGGAGGCGTGCTGCTGGGCGCGCTGGCGCTGGGCGCGTTCAAGCTGCCCGGCGATCTCAAGCAGGAGGACTCCTTCTCCAGCAAGCCGGAGTCGATCGCGGCGATGCAGACCCTTGCCGCCGCCTATCCAGGCCGCTCCACCCAGCCGATCACCGTGATCACCCCCACCGAACGGGCCGGTGCGACCCTGGCGAAGGCCCGTGCCACCGAGGGCGTCGCCGCCGTCGCACGCGGCCGCAGTGGCGGCGGCTGGACCGAACTGTCCGTCGTCGCCACCGACCGGCCCGAATCACCGGGGGAGCGGGCGACCATCAAGGCCCTGCGCGACTCCTTGGACGGCAGCCATGTCGGCGGGCCCAGTGCCCAGCAGATGGACGCGGAGACGGCCAATGACCGCGACCTCAAGGCCGTCGTCCCGCTCGTCCTGATCTCCGTCCTGCTGATCCTGATCGCCCTGCTGCGCAGCCTCGTCGCGCCGCTGCTGCTCGTCGCCGCCGTCGTCGCCGTGTGGGGCGCCTCGCTCGGCATCGGCGGGCTCTTCTTCGGACCGCTCTTCGGCATGAAGGGCACCGACCCCGGGCTGCCGTTGCTGAGCTTCGTCTTCCTGGTGGCGCTCGGCGTCGACTACGGCATCTTCCTGATGCACCGGGTGCGCGAGGAGACTCTTTCCGGAGCGGCACCGACGACCGCCGCGCTCACCGCGCTGCGCACCACCGGCGGCGTGATCGCCTCGGCGGGCCTGGTCCTCGCGGCCACCTTCGGGGTCCTGCTGAACATGCCGATCGTGAGCCTGGTCCAGATGGGCTTCGTCGTCGCCGTCGGCGTACTCCTCGACACCTTCCTCGTCCGCACCTATCTGGTCACCTCGGCGAGCGTGGCGCTCCAGCGGAAGATCTGGTGGCCGGGCGCGCTCAGCAGACGGCCCGCCGTACCCGACGGCCCCCGCGAAGCAGAACTCCTCACGACCGGCTGA
- a CDS encoding cytidine deaminase yields MTESTDLGPEDRKIVTLARSARARNGVPEGAAVRDETGRTYVAGTVRLESLKLSALQTAVAMAVASGATSLEAAAVVSEAQTPSDEDRAAVRDLGGPDTPVLLAGPDGTLRVSVTAG; encoded by the coding sequence ATGACTGAGAGCACCGACCTCGGCCCCGAGGACCGCAAGATCGTCACGCTGGCGCGCAGCGCCCGCGCCCGTAACGGTGTGCCGGAGGGCGCGGCCGTACGGGACGAGACCGGACGTACGTACGTCGCGGGCACCGTGCGGCTGGAGTCGCTGAAGCTCAGCGCGCTCCAGACCGCCGTCGCGATGGCCGTGGCCAGCGGCGCCACCTCGCTGGAGGCGGCCGCAGTCGTCTCCGAGGCGCAGACCCCGTCGGACGAGGACCGCGCCGCGGTACGGGACCTGGGCGGCCCGGACACACCGGTACTGCTCGCCGGACCCGACGGCACGCTGCGGGTCAGCGTGACGGCGGGCTGA
- a CDS encoding TerB family tellurite resistance protein: MKLRICGIRTIWDTVDDGEFFCPGCGGDRNYRRLTGRRRFTVLGVPTLRRGTAGPVVECAACRAHFGTDVLDHPTTTRFSAMLRDAVHTVALGVLAAGGTASRTVLETAATAVREAGFDDCTEEQLATVVEVLSADIGHGSAFDPAAEACGAALAIELHEALEPLAPHLAPAGRESILLQGARIALADGPYGQAEREVLTTVGGALQLRAEDTARLLAAAARTPS, translated from the coding sequence ATGAAGCTGCGTATCTGCGGCATCCGCACCATCTGGGACACCGTCGACGACGGCGAGTTCTTCTGCCCCGGCTGCGGCGGCGACCGCAACTATCGCCGCCTCACCGGCCGTCGGCGCTTCACGGTGCTCGGCGTGCCGACGCTGCGGCGCGGCACCGCGGGCCCCGTCGTCGAATGCGCCGCCTGCCGGGCCCACTTCGGCACCGACGTGCTCGACCACCCCACCACCACCCGGTTCTCCGCGATGCTCCGCGACGCCGTCCACACGGTCGCGCTCGGCGTACTCGCGGCCGGCGGCACCGCCTCCCGTACGGTCCTGGAGACCGCGGCCACCGCCGTGCGCGAAGCCGGATTCGACGACTGCACGGAGGAACAGCTCGCCACCGTCGTCGAGGTGCTCTCCGCCGACATCGGCCACGGCTCCGCCTTCGACCCGGCGGCCGAGGCCTGCGGAGCGGCCCTCGCCATCGAACTGCACGAGGCGCTGGAACCCCTCGCCCCGCATCTGGCCCCCGCCGGGCGCGAATCGATCCTGCTGCAGGGCGCCAGGATCGCGCTCGCCGACGGCCCGTACGGGCAGGCGGAGCGCGAGGTGCTGACCACGGTCGGCGGGGCGCTGCAACTCCGCGCCGAGGACACGGCCCGGCTCCTCGCCGCGGCGGCGCGTACCCCGTCCTGA
- a CDS encoding WxL protein peptidoglycan domain-containing protein, with protein sequence MRKLYVLLLAGVLLLTGAPTAHAADNGSWSVYPATTQAGQRPYFYLSADPGATLDDKVTVTNKTDRPQTFRLYAADAYNTARDGGFAVRAQNEKQRSVGAWARTDRDRVTVRAHGSVTVPLTITVPEDAEPGDHPGALVALDERIDPADAGAVAVGIRKAVGARIYLRVNGPTMPALSVDDVRVEHSQPLVPGTGKSRAVISYTLHNRGNVTLNPKVALRAEGLFGRTLLARDLKKIPSELLPRQRVRLTEQWAGAPQLEWGEIKVTASARDTRESAAAPYFALPWLVAGVLLVIVGGGAGMWIRARRSRTRRA encoded by the coding sequence GTGCGCAAGCTGTACGTACTCCTCCTGGCCGGCGTCCTCCTCCTGACCGGCGCGCCCACGGCCCACGCCGCGGACAACGGCAGCTGGTCGGTCTACCCGGCCACCACACAGGCCGGTCAGCGCCCGTACTTCTACCTCTCCGCCGACCCCGGCGCTACACTCGACGACAAGGTCACCGTCACCAACAAGACGGACCGGCCGCAGACCTTCCGGCTGTACGCGGCCGACGCGTACAACACCGCACGCGACGGCGGTTTCGCCGTCCGCGCCCAGAACGAGAAGCAGCGCTCGGTCGGCGCCTGGGCGAGGACCGACCGCGACCGCGTCACCGTGCGGGCGCACGGCTCCGTCACCGTCCCGCTCACCATCACCGTCCCCGAGGACGCCGAGCCCGGTGACCACCCCGGCGCGCTCGTCGCCCTCGACGAACGCATCGACCCGGCCGATGCGGGAGCCGTCGCCGTCGGCATCCGCAAGGCGGTCGGCGCACGGATCTATCTGCGGGTGAACGGGCCGACCATGCCTGCGCTCTCCGTGGACGACGTCCGGGTCGAGCACAGCCAGCCGCTGGTCCCGGGCACTGGGAAGAGCCGGGCCGTCATCTCGTACACGCTCCACAACCGGGGCAATGTCACCCTCAACCCCAAGGTCGCTCTCAGGGCCGAGGGACTCTTCGGCCGCACCCTGCTCGCCCGCGACCTGAAGAAGATCCCCTCCGAGCTGCTGCCCCGCCAGCGGGTCCGGCTGACCGAACAGTGGGCCGGCGCGCCGCAGCTGGAATGGGGCGAGATCAAGGTGACCGCGAGCGCCCGGGACACCCGCGAGTCCGCCGCCGCCCCGTACTTCGCACTGCCCTGGCTGGTGGCCGGGGTCCTGCTGGTGATCGTCGGCGGGGGTGCGGGGATGTGGATACGGGCCCGTCGGAGCCGTACCCGTAGGGCCTGA